In Microcoleus sp. FACHB-831, one DNA window encodes the following:
- a CDS encoding BrnT family toxin, translating into MDVFFVLNGITFVWDDEKAQKNPAKHDGVTFEQAAEVFFDPFLVVVDASRNDEARDAVIGLDRRWNFLYVVHIEQDEDMIRIISARKATRKEREYYEN; encoded by the coding sequence ATGGACGTATTTTTTGTTCTGAACGGTATCACCTTTGTTTGGGATGATGAGAAGGCTCAGAAAAATCCTGCTAAACATGATGGTGTTACGTTCGAGCAAGCAGCAGAAGTTTTCTTCGATCCGTTTTTAGTGGTCGTTGATGCCAGTCGCAATGATGAAGCACGAGATGCTGTGATTGGTTTGGATCGGCGCTGGAATTTCCTGTATGTGGTTCACATTGAACAGGATGAGGACATGATTCGGATTATTTCGGCTCGTAAAGCAACGCGCAAGGAGCGAGAATACTATGAAAATTGA
- a CDS encoding fatty acid desaturase: MTTNLTSNGQTSSESLKLSWTNVAFFGTFHALVLLAPWFFSWSALGVMISLHWLFGSIGICLGYHRLLTHRSLQVPKWLEYILATIGALALQGGPIFWVSGHRQHHLHTEDEDKDPYAASRGFWWSHMLWILYPRDKFFDRDTYQKYAPDMARDPYYMWLDRYFLMLQIPLAVLLYAVGGWSFVIYGVFMRAVFLWHSTWLINSASHMMGDRRFEVEDGSRNLWWAALLTYGEGWHNNHHAYPNVAKAGWKWWELDMTWWAIKVLETFGLAKRIVYPPAEVIAEV, translated from the coding sequence ATGACGACAAATTTGACGAGTAATGGACAAACGTCCTCAGAGTCGCTGAAACTGAGTTGGACGAATGTTGCCTTTTTCGGAACCTTCCATGCGCTAGTCCTACTGGCTCCCTGGTTCTTTTCCTGGTCTGCACTGGGAGTAATGATTTCCCTACATTGGTTGTTTGGTAGTATCGGCATTTGCTTGGGATACCATCGCCTGCTGACCCACCGGAGTTTACAGGTACCAAAGTGGTTAGAGTATATCCTAGCTACGATCGGAGCGCTTGCCCTTCAGGGAGGCCCGATATTTTGGGTTTCTGGACACCGCCAGCACCACTTGCATACTGAGGATGAAGACAAAGATCCGTATGCGGCGAGTCGAGGCTTTTGGTGGAGCCACATGCTTTGGATTTTGTATCCTCGCGATAAATTCTTTGACCGCGACACGTATCAGAAGTATGCTCCAGATATGGCGCGAGATCCTTATTACATGTGGTTGGATCGCTATTTCTTGATGCTGCAAATTCCACTTGCTGTGCTGCTTTATGCGGTGGGCGGATGGTCTTTTGTAATTTATGGCGTGTTCATGCGAGCAGTCTTTTTATGGCATAGCACTTGGTTGATTAACTCTGCTAGCCACATGATGGGCGATCGCCGTTTTGAAGTTGAAGATGGTTCGCGCAACCTTTGGTGGGCAGCACTTCTGACCTACGGCGAAGGCTGGCACAATAACCACCATGCTTATCCTAATGTGGCAAAAGCGGGTTGGAAATGGTGGGAACTAGATATGACTTGGTGGGCGATCAAAGTATTGGAAACCTTTGGACTTGCGAAGCGCATTGTTTATCCCCCCGCAGAAGTTATAGCTGAAGTTTAA